One Opitutia bacterium DNA segment encodes these proteins:
- a CDS encoding YiiD C-terminal domain-containing protein, whose protein sequence is MKLLRWRFNRYPAYRQSGARVVRIAEDFREIIVRLPLNRSTRNLHGTIYGGAMYAAVDPLHAVIVAANLGPDYHVWMKSAQIDFKRPGRGDLFAHARVSKHEIEEIREALRHTAKLDRNFTLNLVDESGQVSAHFIFTVHIKRRGAHEAPMEELVFTR, encoded by the coding sequence ATGAAACTGCTCCGGTGGCGCTTCAATCGCTACCCCGCCTACCGACAATCGGGAGCGCGCGTCGTGCGCATCGCGGAAGACTTCCGGGAAATCATCGTCCGGCTCCCGCTGAACCGCAGCACGCGGAACCTCCACGGCACGATCTACGGCGGGGCCATGTATGCGGCGGTCGACCCCTTGCACGCCGTGATCGTCGCGGCCAATCTCGGCCCCGACTACCACGTGTGGATGAAGTCCGCCCAAATCGACTTCAAGCGCCCGGGCCGCGGCGACCTCTTCGCGCACGCCCGGGTCAGCAAGCACGAGATCGAGGAAATCCGCGAGGCCCTGCGCCACACCGCCAAGCTCGACCGCAACTTCACCCTCAACCTCGTCGACGAGTCCGGCCAGGTGTCCGCGCATTTCATATTCACCGTGCACATCAAACGCCGCGGCGCGCACGAAGCCCCGATGGAAGAACTCGTTTTCACCCGATGA
- a CDS encoding AMP-binding protein: protein MSPTQLTTHWHRLDRDRTRALQGEKLHRYLRDCVLPFSSHYQRLFAQAGLTARDVRSLDDLAKIPFTTKEDLLPTPENPRRALEFVLKPDPAVLRKRPSTIVRALLRGPARVKEELDREWRPTFMTATTGRSTESVAFLYTQHDIAHLGLGSGRIAELGGRTRDDRMLNMFPFAPHLAFWYMFYSGIDRNIFCLSTGGGKVMGTEGNLRAMQKIRPTVITGMPTFLYHVLSEAVNEGLRIEGVKCVLLGGEKVAEGTRRKLAELCAQVGSPDVKVVATYGFTEAKLAWAECPFTPGHTPPGYHLFPDLGIFEVIDPETGKTVPDGTGGELVYTPLEQRGTVVLRYRTGDHIEQGITYEPCPYCGHRMPRLMGRISRVSDFRAMRFQKIKGTIIDFNELEHALDDVRTIGSWQIEMRKVNDDPLDLDEIHLHVTRASDLPEETLRTQISNMLHSHFEIRPNKITFHTAEEMRTLQKVGVALKEQKVVDNRPKATAAPHQPPPASRLQTVKS from the coding sequence ATGTCCCCCACACAACTCACCACGCACTGGCACCGCCTGGATCGCGACCGCACGCGCGCGCTCCAAGGCGAGAAACTCCACCGCTACCTCCGCGACTGCGTGCTGCCGTTTTCCAGCCACTACCAGCGCCTCTTCGCCCAAGCGGGCTTGACCGCGCGCGATGTCCGCTCGCTGGACGACCTCGCCAAGATCCCCTTCACGACCAAGGAGGACCTCCTGCCGACGCCCGAGAACCCGCGGCGCGCGCTCGAGTTCGTGTTGAAGCCCGACCCCGCGGTCCTGCGCAAGCGCCCCTCGACGATCGTCCGCGCGCTCCTGCGTGGCCCCGCGCGCGTGAAGGAGGAACTCGACCGCGAGTGGCGCCCGACGTTCATGACGGCCACGACCGGCCGCTCGACCGAATCGGTGGCGTTCCTCTACACGCAACACGACATCGCCCACCTCGGCCTCGGCAGCGGCCGCATCGCGGAGCTCGGCGGGCGCACGCGTGACGATCGCATGCTGAACATGTTCCCCTTCGCGCCGCACCTGGCGTTTTGGTATATGTTCTACTCCGGCATCGACCGGAACATCTTCTGCCTTTCCACCGGCGGCGGCAAAGTCATGGGCACCGAGGGCAACCTCCGCGCGATGCAGAAAATCCGCCCGACCGTCATCACGGGCATGCCGACCTTCCTCTACCACGTGCTCAGCGAGGCCGTGAACGAAGGCCTGCGCATCGAAGGCGTGAAATGCGTCCTCCTCGGCGGCGAGAAAGTCGCCGAAGGCACCCGCCGCAAACTCGCCGAGCTTTGCGCCCAAGTCGGCTCACCCGACGTGAAAGTAGTCGCCACCTACGGCTTCACCGAGGCGAAGCTCGCGTGGGCCGAGTGCCCGTTCACGCCCGGCCACACGCCGCCGGGTTACCACCTGTTCCCCGATCTCGGCATCTTCGAAGTGATCGATCCCGAGACCGGCAAGACTGTCCCCGACGGCACCGGCGGCGAACTCGTCTACACCCCGCTCGAGCAGCGCGGCACCGTCGTCCTCCGCTACCGCACGGGCGACCACATCGAACAGGGCATCACCTATGAGCCGTGCCCGTATTGCGGCCATCGCATGCCGCGCCTCATGGGCCGCATCTCGCGCGTGTCGGATTTCCGCGCCATGCGCTTCCAGAAGATCAAGGGCACGATCATCGACTTCAACGAGCTCGAGCACGCCCTCGACGACGTGCGCACCATCGGCTCCTGGCAGATCGAGATGCGCAAAGTGAACGACGACCCGCTCGATCTCGACGAGATCCACCTCCACGTCACGCGCGCCAGCGATCTGCCCGAGGAGACGCTGCGCACGCAGATCAGCAACATGCTCCACTCGCACTTCGAGATTCGACCGAACAAGATCACCTTCCACACCGCCGAGGAGATGCGCACCCTGCAGAAGGTGGGCGTCGCGTTGAAGGAACAGAAGGTCGTCGACAATCGCCCCAAGGCCACCGCCGCGCCGCACCAGCCGCCGCCGGCATCCCGCCTCCAAACCGTGAAATCATGA
- a CDS encoding penicillin-binding protein activator LpoB, with product MNPRLLIVSSCALGAAVLAGCQQPVGGVQNPNGVPVTEMRPDERGFVAGTGVESQDLVTVTDKMVRGILGIPEVANAKTTPRVVLEPVVNETRFPINKDIFLTRIRSNLNEHAAGRVRFLDREMMKTLERERELKMNGQVTASSDPNVVEFRGADYFLTGKLQGMTTRTSAGVSDYVLYSFRLTDARTSEIVWESSAEIKKQGLEDAAYR from the coding sequence ATGAACCCTCGTCTCCTGATTGTTTCCTCCTGCGCGCTCGGCGCCGCGGTTCTCGCGGGCTGCCAACAACCCGTCGGCGGCGTGCAGAATCCCAACGGCGTCCCCGTGACTGAAATGCGTCCCGATGAACGCGGCTTCGTCGCCGGCACCGGCGTCGAATCGCAGGACCTCGTCACCGTCACCGACAAGATGGTCCGCGGCATCCTCGGCATCCCCGAGGTCGCCAACGCCAAGACCACGCCGCGCGTCGTCCTCGAGCCGGTGGTCAACGAGACCCGCTTCCCGATCAACAAGGACATTTTTCTCACCCGCATCCGCTCGAACCTGAACGAGCATGCCGCCGGCCGCGTGCGCTTCCTCGATCGCGAAATGATGAAGACGCTCGAACGCGAGCGTGAACTCAAGATGAACGGCCAGGTCACCGCCAGCAGCGACCCGAACGTCGTCGAGTTCCGCGGCGCCGACTACTTCCTCACCGGCAAGCTCCAGGGCATGACCACGCGCACGTCCGCCGGCGTGAGCGACTACGTCCTCTACAGCTTCCGCCTGACCGACGCCCGCACCAGCGAGATCGTCTGGGAGAGCTCCGCCGAGATCAAGAAACAGGGTCTCGAGGACGCCGCTTATCGTTGA
- a CDS encoding SDR family oxidoreductase, which yields MTAPLADQVVFITGASRGIGRAIALAAAQAGAHIVVAAKTTEPHPKLPGTIHTVADEVRALGREALPLQLDVRDEIAVQDAFAAVAQKFGRLDALVNNAGAISLTNVENTPIKRFDLMQEVNARALFVCAKNALPLLRATGRGGHIVSLSPPLNLKPRWIAPHAPYTLSKYGMTLLALGMADEFGRDRISVTTLWPRTTIATAAIEFAVGAELMRFSRTADIMADAALAILTTADGSLNGRTLLDEDLLRERGQTNFDRYAVEPANAARLYPDLFLDV from the coding sequence ATGACCGCTCCCCTCGCCGATCAAGTCGTCTTCATCACCGGTGCCAGCCGCGGCATCGGCCGCGCCATCGCCCTCGCCGCCGCTCAAGCGGGCGCCCACATCGTCGTGGCCGCCAAGACCACCGAGCCGCATCCGAAGCTGCCCGGCACGATTCACACGGTCGCCGACGAAGTCCGCGCGCTCGGCCGCGAAGCGCTGCCGCTGCAACTCGACGTGCGCGACGAGATCGCCGTGCAGGACGCCTTCGCCGCCGTCGCACAGAAATTCGGCCGCCTCGACGCCCTCGTGAACAACGCCGGCGCCATCTCGCTCACCAACGTCGAGAACACGCCTATCAAACGCTTCGACCTCATGCAGGAGGTCAACGCCCGCGCGCTCTTCGTCTGCGCGAAAAACGCCCTCCCGCTCCTGCGCGCTACCGGTCGCGGCGGCCACATCGTGAGCCTCTCCCCGCCGCTGAACCTCAAGCCGCGCTGGATCGCTCCCCACGCACCCTACACGCTCTCGAAATACGGCATGACGCTCCTCGCGCTCGGCATGGCGGACGAATTCGGCCGTGATCGCATCTCCGTGACGACCCTCTGGCCACGCACCACGATCGCGACGGCTGCGATCGAATTCGCGGTCGGCGCCGAGCTCATGCGCTTCTCCCGCACCGCCGACATCATGGCCGACGCCGCGCTCGCGATCCTCACCACCGCGGATGGCTCGCTCAACGGCCGCACGCTGCTCGACGAGGATCTCCTCCGCGAGCGCGGCCAGACCAACTTCGACCGCTACGCCGTCGAGCCCGCGAACGCCGCCCGGCTCTATCCCGATCTCTTCCTCGACGTCTGA
- a CDS encoding helix-turn-helix domain-containing protein — protein sequence MRPLSDTSEPASPAKSPPSEQNLRFILGLKLSQLRKQKGLPLKDVASRADLAISYLNEIEKGKKYPKPEKILALAKALGTTYDELVSLQLGERLHPLSGVLKSGVLEEIPLEVFGLTPTGLLEMMSASPEKISALFDTFVKIAHRFDVTIEHLLLAAMRSYVEQNQNYFEDIELTAEKFRSKHEWARTQTPDLAKLREHLTKRYGYTIDDSALPNRPDLQDMRAVTFGGESPQPRMFLNSRLSLWQQAFLLAREIGYREMDLVEPVTTSPIVKVTSFDQLLNNFRGSYFAGAMLLDRHLLVSDLRQFFARTQWDGNMLVAINRRYQATPEMFFHRLSQIVPRFFGLEQMYFVRFDHHRGTTDVRIGKELHYQRMHGTHSVGVNEHYCRRWVSLRSLVELDARRAREGSALIVAGAQRSRFYASNDEYFSISLAHPRSANPEMNSCVTLGFVMNDALKKSVNFWNDPTLPSALVGDTCERCGIADCESRAVPAAIRQREDRRARQLAALAQLQVEV from the coding sequence ATGCGCCCGCTCTCCGATACGTCCGAACCCGCCTCGCCCGCCAAGTCGCCGCCCAGCGAGCAAAACCTCCGCTTCATCCTCGGCCTCAAACTCAGCCAGCTGCGCAAGCAAAAGGGCCTCCCGCTGAAGGACGTCGCCTCGCGCGCCGACCTCGCGATCTCCTACCTCAACGAAATCGAGAAGGGGAAAAAATACCCCAAGCCCGAGAAGATCCTCGCCCTCGCCAAGGCCCTCGGCACGACCTACGACGAACTCGTCTCGCTCCAGCTCGGCGAAAGACTCCACCCGCTCTCCGGCGTGTTGAAGTCCGGCGTGCTCGAGGAAATCCCGCTCGAAGTTTTCGGCCTCACGCCGACCGGCCTGCTCGAGATGATGTCCGCCTCGCCGGAGAAAATCAGCGCGCTCTTCGACACCTTCGTGAAGATCGCGCACCGCTTCGACGTCACGATCGAGCACCTGCTGCTCGCCGCGATGCGCTCCTACGTCGAGCAGAACCAGAACTACTTCGAGGACATCGAGCTCACCGCGGAGAAATTCCGCTCGAAGCACGAATGGGCGCGCACGCAAACGCCCGATCTCGCCAAGCTCCGCGAACACCTCACGAAACGCTACGGCTACACGATCGACGACTCCGCGCTGCCCAACCGTCCGGATCTCCAGGACATGCGCGCGGTCACGTTCGGCGGCGAGTCGCCGCAGCCCCGCATGTTCCTCAACTCGCGGCTCTCGCTCTGGCAACAGGCCTTCCTCCTCGCGCGCGAAATCGGCTACCGCGAGATGGACCTCGTCGAGCCGGTCACGACCTCGCCCATCGTGAAGGTCACCTCGTTCGACCAGCTCCTGAACAATTTCCGCGGCTCCTACTTCGCCGGCGCGATGCTGCTCGACCGCCACCTGCTCGTGTCCGACCTGCGCCAGTTCTTCGCCCGCACGCAATGGGACGGCAACATGCTCGTGGCGATCAACCGCCGCTATCAGGCCACGCCGGAAATGTTCTTTCACCGCCTCTCGCAAATCGTGCCGCGCTTCTTCGGCCTCGAGCAGATGTATTTCGTGCGCTTCGACCACCACCGCGGCACCACCGACGTCCGCATCGGCAAGGAGCTGCACTACCAGCGCATGCACGGCACGCACAGCGTCGGCGTGAACGAGCACTATTGCCGCCGCTGGGTCTCGCTCCGTTCGCTCGTGGAACTCGACGCCCGTCGCGCCCGCGAAGGCTCCGCGCTCATCGTCGCCGGCGCCCAGCGCTCGCGCTTCTACGCCAGCAACGACGAATACTTCTCCATCTCGCTCGCGCACCCGCGCTCGGCCAATCCCGAGATGAACTCCTGCGTCACGCTCGGGTTCGTGATGAACGACGCGCTCAAGAAGTCCGTCAATTTCTGGAACGATCCCACGTTGCCCAGCGCGCTCGTCGGCGACACGTGCGAGCGCTGCGGCATCGCCGACTGCGAGTCGCGGGCCGTGCCGGCCGCCATCCGCCAGCGCGAGGACCGACGCGCCCGCCAGCTCGCCGCTCTCGCGCAGCTGCAAGTCGAGGTCTGA
- a CDS encoding CAP domain-containing protein yields MIHARAILPLAGLLLFVASGWTAELTDTIDAARLDQPLLARAIFDETNRVRVELGRKPFAREQRLDEAADTQANIGALFRPPSHTNPFPLIATPEDRVRFAGLDPLRVSENIALLSIYDVPRNTTVYWLKNDSTLRDSRTGGPVRLHTYASFAKAIVSEWMNSPGHRANIVDEKLRYLGCAVRASKSKDDMDMIFAVQAFFTPRRKNAFAQSQRPPANDGPLRSPGGY; encoded by the coding sequence GTGATCCACGCGCGCGCCATCCTCCCGCTCGCCGGCTTGCTCTTGTTCGTGGCAAGCGGCTGGACCGCGGAGTTGACGGATACGATCGACGCAGCGCGGCTCGACCAACCGCTCCTGGCCCGCGCCATTTTCGACGAGACTAACCGCGTCCGCGTGGAGCTCGGCCGCAAGCCTTTCGCGCGGGAGCAAAGGCTGGATGAGGCCGCCGACACCCAGGCCAACATCGGGGCGCTGTTCCGCCCGCCGAGCCACACCAATCCGTTTCCGCTCATCGCCACGCCCGAGGATCGCGTCCGGTTCGCCGGACTGGATCCGTTGCGAGTCTCGGAGAACATCGCGCTGCTCTCGATCTACGACGTCCCGAGAAACACGACCGTCTACTGGCTGAAAAACGATTCCACGCTACGCGACTCGCGCACGGGCGGGCCGGTGCGCTTGCACACCTACGCGAGCTTCGCGAAAGCCATCGTGAGCGAATGGATGAATTCACCGGGGCATCGCGCCAACATCGTGGATGAAAAGCTGCGTTATCTCGGCTGCGCCGTGCGCGCGTCGAAAAGCAAGGATGACATGGACATGATTTTCGCCGTGCAGGCCTTTTTTACGCCGCGCCGCAAAAACGCGTTCGCGCAAAGCCAGCGCCCGCCCGCCAACGACGGACCCCTGCGCAGCCCAGGCGGATACTGA
- a CDS encoding YcfL family protein, translating into MNTVKTPLCLAALAATAFLAGCQQPPGPFLPQETTRYTLESTEKFVLMDRPTQISVTCTGLQERTTSDGRLEVLANIKNREARRIQVQIRCVFKDDAGFSTGDETPWQTLILGENATETATFTAHTNAAHKYTIAVRQAR; encoded by the coding sequence ATGAACACCGTCAAGACGCCCCTCTGCCTCGCCGCGTTGGCCGCCACCGCCTTTCTCGCCGGTTGCCAGCAGCCGCCCGGCCCATTCCTCCCGCAGGAAACCACCCGCTACACGCTCGAGAGCACGGAGAAATTCGTGCTCATGGATCGTCCCACGCAGATCTCCGTCACCTGCACCGGCCTCCAGGAACGCACCACGAGTGACGGCCGCCTCGAGGTCCTCGCCAACATCAAGAACCGCGAAGCGCGCCGCATCCAGGTCCAGATCCGCTGCGTGTTCAAGGACGACGCGGGCTTCTCCACCGGCGACGAAACGCCGTGGCAGACGCTCATCCTCGGTGAGAACGCGACCGAGACCGCGACGTTCACGGCGCACACCAACGCCGCGCACAAATACACCATCGCCGTCCGCCAGGCGCGCTGA
- a CDS encoding glycine zipper 2TM domain-containing protein — protein sequence MRVGVGYGYHDGWGRRDHRRHGGSYGYWNVGYRPFTPYYGYYSPRYSAWPSSYYGTYDYPSYAYSYPSYSYDTGYYGSGDSALGGALVGAGLGAIIGNNTGSGNGARGALWGALAGAVLGSTRDAAVARPYRRVVPARAYATEVVAAQPVQQQQQPQQVTIINNYYGNSSPMSSANSLFGR from the coding sequence GTGCGCGTCGGCGTCGGCTACGGTTACCACGACGGCTGGGGTCGTCGCGATCACCGCCGCCATGGTGGCAGCTACGGCTACTGGAACGTCGGCTACCGGCCGTTCACGCCCTACTACGGCTATTACTCTCCGCGCTACTCGGCTTGGCCGAGCAGCTACTACGGCACCTACGACTACCCGAGCTACGCCTACAGCTACCCGAGCTACAGCTACGACACGGGTTACTACGGCTCCGGTGACAGCGCCCTCGGTGGCGCGCTTGTCGGCGCCGGCCTCGGGGCGATCATCGGCAACAACACCGGCAGCGGCAACGGCGCCCGCGGTGCGCTTTGGGGCGCGCTCGCCGGTGCGGTCCTCGGCTCGACCCGCGACGCGGCCGTCGCGCGTCCGTATCGCCGCGTCGTCCCGGCCCGTGCTTATGCGACCGAGGTCGTCGCCGCGCAGCCCGTGCAGCAGCAACAGCAGCCGCAGCAGGTGACGATCATCAACAATTACTACGGCAACTCGTCGCCGATGAGCAGCGCGAACAGTCTTTTCGGGCGTTGA
- a CDS encoding thiolase family protein — translation MKEPLYIVDGVRTPFAKMGTTLAACDAAELGRTATAALLARTGFDPALIDEVVFGCVGNPVDAANVARVIALRAGIPQAVPAITVSRNCASGFEAITQAADKAAAGRGDIFLVGGAESMSNYPLIYNEGAVKKFAALGKAKSLGQKLAAFAAFRPKDLFAPKIALMLGLTDPVCGLGMGQTAENLARDWRLSRDAQDEFAMRSHQKAEAARAKFKEEITPVYPRRGKDASAVDADNGIREGQTMEALGKLKAVFEKRGGTVTAGNASQVTDGAVALLVATEAGVKRLGLTPLGKLTGFAYAGCDPTRMGIGPVHAFAKAEKLTGLTLADADLIEINEAFAAQVMACCAAAASDDYARQHLGRDRALGVIPPEKLNVNGGAIALGHPVGASGARLALTALKELKRRNARRALVSLCVGGGQGGALWLEVV, via the coding sequence ATGAAAGAACCCCTCTACATCGTCGACGGCGTGCGAACGCCCTTCGCCAAAATGGGCACCACGCTCGCCGCGTGCGACGCCGCCGAACTCGGCCGCACCGCCACCGCCGCGCTGCTCGCCCGCACCGGATTCGACCCCGCGCTGATCGACGAAGTCGTCTTCGGCTGCGTCGGCAACCCCGTCGACGCGGCCAATGTCGCGCGCGTCATCGCGCTGCGCGCCGGCATTCCGCAAGCCGTCCCCGCCATCACCGTCTCGCGCAACTGCGCGTCCGGTTTCGAGGCGATCACGCAAGCCGCCGACAAGGCCGCGGCCGGTCGCGGCGACATCTTCCTCGTCGGCGGCGCCGAGAGCATGAGCAACTACCCGCTCATCTACAACGAGGGCGCCGTGAAGAAGTTCGCCGCGCTCGGCAAAGCCAAGTCGCTCGGCCAGAAGCTCGCCGCCTTCGCCGCCTTCCGTCCGAAGGACCTCTTTGCGCCCAAAATCGCCCTTATGCTCGGCCTCACCGATCCGGTGTGCGGCCTCGGCATGGGCCAGACGGCGGAAAACCTCGCTCGCGACTGGCGACTCTCGCGTGACGCCCAGGACGAGTTCGCGATGCGTTCGCACCAGAAAGCCGAGGCGGCGCGCGCGAAATTCAAGGAGGAGATCACGCCCGTCTATCCGCGCCGCGGCAAGGACGCGTCGGCCGTCGACGCCGACAACGGCATCCGCGAAGGCCAGACGATGGAGGCGTTGGGCAAGCTGAAAGCCGTCTTCGAAAAACGCGGCGGCACCGTCACCGCCGGCAACGCCTCGCAAGTCACCGACGGCGCCGTCGCGCTGCTCGTCGCCACCGAAGCCGGCGTGAAACGCCTTGGCCTCACGCCGCTCGGCAAACTCACCGGGTTTGCCTACGCCGGCTGCGATCCCACGCGGATGGGCATCGGTCCGGTTCACGCCTTCGCCAAGGCCGAGAAACTCACCGGTCTCACGCTCGCCGACGCCGATCTGATCGAAATCAACGAAGCTTTCGCCGCGCAGGTGATGGCGTGTTGCGCCGCCGCGGCGTCCGACGACTACGCCCGCCAGCACCTCGGACGCGACCGCGCGCTCGGCGTCATCCCGCCGGAGAAACTCAACGTCAACGGCGGCGCTATCGCGCTCGGCCACCCGGTCGGCGCCTCGGGCGCGCGTCTCGCGCTCACCGCGCTGAAGGAACTCAAACGTCGCAACGCTCGCCGCGCGCTCGTCTCGCTCTGCGTCGGCGGCGGACAAGGCGGAGCACTCTGGCTGGAGGTCGTATGA
- a CDS encoding TRIC cation channel family protein: MIRGTFDLPVLFDYGATFAFGLSAALAGIKRHYDIVGVLALALVTGLGGGLIRDGLFLVQGPTPLLTNPRYIQLIGAAVVCGILFGSRIHHFARLIAVVDALGLGAYAAFGVQKSLHAGLSAPAAILVGVVNAVGGGVLRDLLCREEPLVFKPGQFYLLTALAGAVTFVFCSVNLEMSANRAAIVAVVLTFVFRALTIRFNWRTAPVSSGSIFENDDEPRPGRT, encoded by the coding sequence GTGATCCGCGGCACATTCGATCTTCCGGTGCTCTTCGACTACGGCGCGACCTTCGCGTTCGGCCTGTCGGCTGCGCTCGCCGGCATCAAGCGGCACTATGACATTGTGGGCGTGCTCGCGCTGGCGCTGGTCACGGGCCTCGGCGGCGGCCTCATCCGCGACGGACTTTTCCTCGTCCAAGGCCCCACCCCGCTCCTCACCAACCCGCGCTACATCCAACTCATCGGCGCGGCGGTCGTGTGCGGCATCCTGTTCGGTTCGCGCATCCATCATTTCGCGCGCCTCATCGCCGTCGTGGACGCGCTCGGCCTCGGCGCTTACGCGGCGTTCGGCGTCCAAAAATCTCTCCACGCCGGCTTGTCCGCGCCCGCCGCCATCCTCGTCGGCGTCGTCAACGCCGTCGGCGGCGGCGTCCTGCGCGACTTGCTCTGCCGCGAGGAGCCGCTCGTTTTCAAGCCCGGCCAATTCTACCTGCTCACCGCGCTCGCGGGCGCCGTCACCTTCGTCTTCTGCAGCGTGAACCTCGAGATGTCCGCCAACCGCGCGGCCATCGTCGCGGTCGTGCTCACGTTCGTCTTCCGCGCGCTGACCATCCGCTTCAACTGGCGCACCGCGCCGGTGTCCTCCGGCTCGATTTTCGAAAACGACGACGAGCCGCGCCCCGGGCGGACCTAG